The stretch of DNA ATCAGAGCCCGTTGCTGCTCTCGGCGCGCGATGACACCGATGGCAAGCACTACGCTGTCGGTTATCGGCTGGACGGCAGCCGGGTGTTCGCCACCGAGGTCGGCCAGCGTTGTCACGACATCATCAACCACCCGACGCTGCCAATCGCGCTGTTCGTCGCCCGTCGCCCGGGCACCGAAAGCTACCTGATCGACCTGCGCGACGGGGCGTTGCTGCAAACCGTGACGTCGCAGCCGAACCGGCATTTCTACGGCCACGCGGTGGTACACAAGGACGGCGAATACCTGTACGCCACCGAGAACGACACCAGCGATCCGGGTCGCGGCCTGCTCGGGGTGTACAAGTTCGAAGGCGAGCGGCTGGTGTACAGCGGCGAGATCTCCACCCATGGCCTCGGTCCGCATCAGGTGTCGTGGATGCCCGATGGCGAAACCCTGGTGGTGGCCAACGGCGGAATTCGTACCGAGGCGGAAAGCCGTGTCGACATGAACCTCAACGCCATGGAACCGAGCCTGGTGCTGATGCAACGCGACGGCACCCTGCTGAGCAAGGAAACCCTCGCCCAGCAGATGAACAGTGTGCGCCACCTGGGGATCGCCAGCGACGGCACCATCGTCGCCGGCCAGCAATTCATGGGCGCCTCTCACGAGCGCTCCGAGCTGTTGGCAATCAAGCGTCCGGGTCAGCCGTTCGTGGCGTTCCCGGTGCCGGATCATCAGTTGCAGTCGATGGGGCATTACACCGCCAGCGTCGCCGTGCACAGTGAACTGCGCCTGGTGGCGTTGACCGCGCCGCGCGGCAACCGGTTCTTCATCTGGGACCTGGACAGCGGCGAAGTGCGCCTCGACGCACCGTTGCCCGATTGCGCCGGTGTCGGTGCGGTGAAGGACGGTTTTGTCGTGACCTCGGGTCAGGGCCGTTGCCGCTACTACGATTGCCGTCAGGATGAGCTGCTGGCCAAACCGCTGGATCTGCCGGCGGGGCTCTGGGATAACCATCTGCACTTGATCGCATAAACCACCTGTTCT from Pseudomonas sp. P8_229 encodes:
- a CDS encoding DUF1513 domain-containing protein, which gives rise to MLRRQALTLGSLLLGAVTLGGWTLFKRKDQSPLLLSARDDTDGKHYAVGYRLDGSRVFATEVGQRCHDIINHPTLPIALFVARRPGTESYLIDLRDGALLQTVTSQPNRHFYGHAVVHKDGEYLYATENDTSDPGRGLLGVYKFEGERLVYSGEISTHGLGPHQVSWMPDGETLVVANGGIRTEAESRVDMNLNAMEPSLVLMQRDGTLLSKETLAQQMNSVRHLGIASDGTIVAGQQFMGASHERSELLAIKRPGQPFVAFPVPDHQLQSMGHYTASVAVHSELRLVALTAPRGNRFFIWDLDSGEVRLDAPLPDCAGVGAVKDGFVVTSGQGRCRYYDCRQDELLAKPLDLPAGLWDNHLHLIA